In Agrobacterium sp. RAC06, a single window of DNA contains:
- a CDS encoding carbohydrate ABC transporter permease, protein MARNVTTRRKIIFTAIAWTIAFVIFFPILYTLITSVKTESEAIQGFDLIPTFTFENYVTVQTQRDYIKPFMNSVILSVGSTILALFVGIPAAWAMAFSPSKRTKDILMWMLSTKMMPAVAVLVPIYLLFRDFGLLDTRIGLTIMLTLINLPIVIWMLYTYFREIPGEILEAARMDGASLFNEIVYVLAPMALPGIASTLLLNIILAWNEAFWTIRLTTTNAAPLTAFIASFSSPQGLFWAKLSAASTMAIAPIVILGWFSQKQLVRGLTFGAVK, encoded by the coding sequence ATGGCTCGCAACGTCACAACCCGGCGCAAGATCATCTTCACGGCCATCGCCTGGACGATCGCCTTCGTGATCTTCTTCCCGATCCTCTACACGCTGATCACCAGTGTGAAGACGGAAAGCGAAGCGATCCAGGGCTTTGACCTGATCCCGACCTTTACCTTCGAAAATTACGTGACGGTCCAGACACAGCGCGACTACATCAAGCCTTTCATGAACTCGGTCATCCTGTCTGTGGGCTCGACGATCCTGGCACTTTTCGTCGGCATCCCGGCCGCCTGGGCCATGGCGTTTTCGCCGTCCAAGCGGACCAAGGACATCCTGATGTGGATGCTCTCGACCAAGATGATGCCTGCAGTCGCCGTGCTCGTTCCGATCTACCTGCTGTTCCGCGACTTCGGTCTGCTCGATACCCGGATTGGTCTGACGATCATGCTGACGCTGATCAACCTGCCGATCGTCATCTGGATGCTCTACACCTATTTCCGCGAGATTCCGGGCGAAATCCTAGAAGCCGCGCGAATGGACGGTGCCTCGCTTTTCAACGAGATCGTCTATGTGCTCGCGCCCATGGCCCTGCCAGGCATTGCCTCGACGCTTCTCCTCAACATCATTCTCGCCTGGAACGAAGCCTTCTGGACGATCCGTCTCACCACCACCAATGCGGCGCCGCTAACCGCCTTCATCGCCTCCTTCTCCAGTCCGCAAGGGTTGTTCTGGGCGAAACTGTCGGCCGCCTCGACGATGGCGATTGCGCCGATAGTGATCCTCGGCTGGTTCAGCCAGAAGCAACTCGTGCGCGGCCTGACCTTTGGCGCCGTCAAGTAA
- a CDS encoding carbohydrate ABC transporter permease — MATQNTRTLARLMMAPSVGLLLIWMIVPLSMTLWFSFQNYNLLNPANVSFAGLFNYRYFYTDPAFFQSIWNTMLIVGGVLFITIFGGTLLALLLDQPIFGQGIVRILVISPFFVMPPVAALIWKNMIMHPGYGVLADINRALGLSPVDWFAQYPLLSIVIIVAWQWLPFATLILLTALQSLDGEQQEAAEMDGARFIDKFIYLTLPHLARAITVVILIQTIFLLGVYAEILVTTNGGPGYASTNLVFLIYRTALLGYDVGGASAGGIIAIILANIVAIFLMRAVGKNLDR; from the coding sequence ATGGCTACTCAAAACACACGCACCCTGGCCCGTCTGATGATGGCGCCGTCCGTCGGGCTCCTGTTGATCTGGATGATCGTGCCACTGTCGATGACGCTGTGGTTCTCGTTCCAGAACTACAATTTGCTCAACCCTGCCAATGTCAGCTTCGCTGGCCTGTTCAACTACCGCTATTTCTATACGGATCCGGCCTTCTTCCAGTCGATCTGGAACACCATGCTGATCGTCGGCGGCGTGCTGTTCATCACCATCTTCGGCGGCACGCTGCTGGCGCTGCTGCTCGACCAGCCGATCTTCGGCCAGGGGATCGTGCGTATCCTCGTCATCTCGCCCTTCTTCGTCATGCCGCCGGTCGCTGCATTGATCTGGAAAAACATGATCATGCACCCGGGCTATGGCGTGCTGGCCGACATCAACCGGGCGCTCGGCTTGAGCCCCGTCGACTGGTTCGCGCAATATCCGCTTCTGTCGATCGTCATCATCGTTGCCTGGCAATGGCTGCCGTTTGCAACGCTCATCCTGCTCACCGCGCTTCAGTCACTCGATGGCGAGCAGCAGGAAGCGGCCGAGATGGATGGTGCGCGCTTCATCGACAAGTTCATCTATCTGACGCTTCCGCATCTCGCCCGCGCAATTACCGTGGTCATCCTGATCCAGACCATCTTCCTGCTCGGGGTCTACGCGGAAATCCTGGTCACCACCAATGGCGGCCCGGGCTATGCCTCGACCAATCTCGTCTTCCTGATCTACCGAACAGCCCTTCTGGGTTACGACGTCGGTGGCGCTTCGGCAGGCGGCATCATCGCAATCATTCTCGCCAATATCGTCGCCATCTTCCTGATGCGCGCCGTCGGCAAGAACCTCGACCGGTAA
- a CDS encoding ABC transporter substrate-binding protein translates to MTLKTILLGACSALALAGMASAETLTIATVNNGDMIRMQGLTSEFTSANPDIQVEWVTLEENVLRERVTTDIATKGGQYDIMTIGTYEVPIWSKQGWLLPLENLGADYDVDDLLPAIRSGLTGEDGKLYAAPFYGESSFIMYRKDLMEKAGLTMPDAPTWEFVADAARKMTDRANDINGICLRGKAGWGENMAFLTATSNAFGARWFDETWKPQFDQPEWKNTLDFYVKLMNDAGPQGASSNGFNENLALFQQGKCGMWIDATVAASFVTNPKDSTVADKVGFALAPDTGLGKRGNWLWAWNLAIPAGTQKAEAAEKFVSWATSKAYAELVASKEGWANVPPGTRTSLYENPEYQKAAPFAKMTLDSINAADPKNPTVKPVPYVGVQFVAIPEFQSLGTSVGQLFSAALAGQMSVDDALAQAQSLTTREMTRGGYIK, encoded by the coding sequence ATGACATTGAAGACGATTTTGCTGGGCGCGTGCTCGGCGCTGGCGCTTGCCGGCATGGCCTCGGCCGAAACCCTCACGATCGCGACCGTCAACAACGGCGACATGATCCGCATGCAGGGCCTGACCTCGGAATTCACCTCGGCCAATCCCGACATCCAGGTTGAATGGGTCACACTCGAAGAAAACGTTCTGCGCGAACGTGTGACGACGGACATCGCCACGAAGGGCGGACAGTACGACATCATGACGATCGGCACTTACGAAGTTCCGATCTGGTCCAAACAAGGCTGGCTGCTGCCGCTCGAAAACCTTGGCGCCGACTACGATGTCGATGATCTGCTTCCGGCGATTCGCTCAGGCCTGACCGGCGAAGACGGCAAGCTCTATGCTGCTCCGTTCTACGGCGAATCCTCGTTCATCATGTACCGCAAGGACCTGATGGAGAAGGCCGGGCTCACCATGCCGGACGCTCCGACCTGGGAGTTTGTGGCCGACGCGGCGCGCAAGATGACGGACCGCGCCAACGACATCAACGGCATCTGCCTGCGCGGCAAGGCGGGCTGGGGCGAGAACATGGCCTTCCTGACGGCCACATCGAATGCGTTTGGCGCCCGCTGGTTCGACGAGACCTGGAAGCCGCAGTTCGACCAGCCGGAATGGAAGAACACGCTCGACTTCTACGTCAAGCTGATGAACGACGCCGGCCCGCAGGGCGCGTCCTCGAACGGCTTCAACGAAAACCTCGCGCTCTTCCAGCAGGGCAAGTGCGGCATGTGGATCGACGCCACCGTCGCCGCTTCCTTCGTGACCAACCCGAAGGACTCGACCGTCGCCGACAAGGTGGGCTTTGCGCTCGCTCCCGACACCGGTCTCGGCAAGCGCGGCAACTGGCTCTGGGCCTGGAACCTCGCCATCCCGGCAGGCACCCAGAAGGCAGAAGCTGCCGAGAAGTTTGTCTCCTGGGCGACCAGCAAGGCCTATGCGGAGCTCGTCGCTTCCAAGGAAGGCTGGGCCAATGTTCCTCCGGGGACGCGGACCTCTCTCTACGAGAACCCGGAATACCAGAAGGCGGCGCCGTTCGCGAAGATGACGCTCGACTCGATCAATGCCGCTGACCCGAAGAACCCGACCGTCAAGCCGGTGCCCTATGTCGGCGTGCAGTTCGTCGCCATCCCCGAGTTCCAGAGCCTCGGCACCTCCGTCGGCCAGCTCTTCTCGGCCGCACTTGCGGGCCAGATGTCGGTCGATGATGCGCTTGCCCAGGCTCAGAGTCTGACGACACGCGAAATGACCCGCGGCGGCTACATCAAGTAA